In Primulina huaijiensis isolate GDHJ02 chromosome 6, ASM1229523v2, whole genome shotgun sequence, a single window of DNA contains:
- the LOC140979775 gene encoding protein DETOXIFICATION 16-like isoform X1: MMGEEESNPLLVSNEEITSTTHGVQREAINVSEFVVEGKKQLGLAAPLIAANILQYCLQVISVMFVGHLGELPLSSASMATSFASVSGYSVLLGMASALETLCGQAYGAKQYHMLGIYTQRAILILLTLSIALSLIWFNTGLILATLGQDKEISSGAGEFIRWMIPGLFAYGVLQCLMRFLQTQNIVVPMMISSGLTLLFHILMCWVLLFKVELGSKGAALANAISYWVNVLLLALYIKFSKSFSKSFTGFSAEAIHDLLGFLRLSIPSAIMICLEYWSFEMVVLLSGLLPNPKLETSVLSISLNTCWMVYTISVGLGGAVSTRVSNEFGAKQPQRARLAVCVAALIATSEGVIVGMITILVRDVWGKLYSNETEVIAYVARIMPILALSNFIDGFQCVLSGAARGCGWQNLCAFINLGAYYVVGIPCAVLFAFIFHIGGIGLWMGIICGLAVQALILVIVNLSTDWENVRNS; this comes from the exons atgatggGTGAAGAAGAATCAAACCCTTTACTTGTTTCAAACGAAGAAATCACAAGTACTACTCATGGAGTCCAGAGAGAGGCCATTAATGTTAGTGAATTTGTTGTTGAAGGAAAGAAGCAACTGGGATTGGCTGCTCCTCTAATAGCAGCGAACATATTGCAGTATTGTTTGCAAGTGATTTCAGTGATGTTTGTGGGACACCTTGGTGAACTGCCACTGTCCAGTGCTTCAATGGCCACTTCTTTTGCCTCTGTCAGTGGATACAGTGTGTTG CTAGGAATGGCAAGTGCTTTGGAAACACTGTGTGGACAAGCCTATGGAGCCAAACAGTATCACATGCTAGGCATTTACACGCAGAGAGCAATCTTGATCCTCTTAACCTTAAGTATTGCCCTATCACTTATCTGGTTCAACACTGGCTTGATTCTTGCAACTCTTGGCCAAGATAAGGAAATTTCATCTGGGGCAGGAGAGTTCATTCGTTGGATGATCCCGGGCCTCTTTGCCTATGGTGTCCTCCAATGTCTCATGCGTTTTCTGCAGACGCAAAACATTGTGGTTCCCATGATGATAAGCTCTGGACTAACGTTATTGTTTCATATCTTAATGTGTTGGGTTCTCTTGTTCAAAGTCGAGCTTGGAAGTAAAGGGGCTGCTTTAGCAAACGCCATATCGTATTGGGTAAATGTTCTTTTGTTGGCCTTGTATATCAAGTTCTCTAAATCTTTCTCGAAAAGTTTCACAGGTTTTTCTGCAGAAGCCATCCACGATCTTCTCGGTTTTTTAAGGCTTTCCATTCCTTCGGCTATAATGATATG CCTTGAGTATTGGTCATTTGAGATGGTTGTTCTTTTATCAGGTTTACTCCCAAATCCGAAATTAGAGACATCTGTATTATCTATAAG CCTTAATACATGCTGGATGGTTTATACAATCTCGGTTGGCCTTGGTGGTGCCGTGAG CACAAGAGTTTCTAATGAATTTGGCGCCAAGCAGCCACAACGTGCACGACTTGCAGTTTGCGTCGCTGCATTGATTGCCACTTCAGAGGGTGTCATTGTTGGAATGATTACAATTTTGGTGAGAGATGTTTGGGGAAAGCTATACAGCAATGAAACAGAAGTGATCGCATATGTTGCAAGAATCATGCCAATTTTGGCTTTGTCAAATTTCATAGATGGTTTTCAATGTGTGCTATCAG GAGCTGCTAGAGGATGTGGATGGCAGAATTTATGCGCGTTCATAAATCTCGGAGCTTATTATGTTGTTGGGATACCTTGTGCTGTGCTCTTCGCGTTCATCTTTCACATTGGAGGCATA GGACTTTGGATGGGGATTATCTGCGGACTTGCTGTTCAAGCTTTGATACTTGTTATTGTAAACCTTAGCACTGATTGGGAAAATGTGAGAAATTCCTGA
- the LOC140979775 gene encoding protein DETOXIFICATION 16-like isoform X3 — MASALETLCGQAYGAKQYHMLGIYTQRAILILLTLSIALSLIWFNTGLILATLGQDKEISSGAGEFIRWMIPGLFAYGVLQCLMRFLQTQNIVVPMMISSGLTLLFHILMCWVLLFKVELGSKGAALANAISYWVNVLLLALYIKFSKSFSKSFTGFSAEAIHDLLGFLRLSIPSAIMICLEYWSFEMVVLLSGLLPNPKLETSVLSISLNTCWMVYTISVGLGGAVSTRVSNEFGAKQPQRARLAVCVAALIATSEGVIVGMITILVRDVWGKLYSNETEVIAYVARIMPILALSNFIDGFQCVLSGAARGCGWQNLCAFINLGAYYVVGIPCAVLFAFIFHIGGIGLWMGIICGLAVQALILVIVNLSTDWENVRNS, encoded by the exons ATGGCAAGTGCTTTGGAAACACTGTGTGGACAAGCCTATGGAGCCAAACAGTATCACATGCTAGGCATTTACACGCAGAGAGCAATCTTGATCCTCTTAACCTTAAGTATTGCCCTATCACTTATCTGGTTCAACACTGGCTTGATTCTTGCAACTCTTGGCCAAGATAAGGAAATTTCATCTGGGGCAGGAGAGTTCATTCGTTGGATGATCCCGGGCCTCTTTGCCTATGGTGTCCTCCAATGTCTCATGCGTTTTCTGCAGACGCAAAACATTGTGGTTCCCATGATGATAAGCTCTGGACTAACGTTATTGTTTCATATCTTAATGTGTTGGGTTCTCTTGTTCAAAGTCGAGCTTGGAAGTAAAGGGGCTGCTTTAGCAAACGCCATATCGTATTGGGTAAATGTTCTTTTGTTGGCCTTGTATATCAAGTTCTCTAAATCTTTCTCGAAAAGTTTCACAGGTTTTTCTGCAGAAGCCATCCACGATCTTCTCGGTTTTTTAAGGCTTTCCATTCCTTCGGCTATAATGATATG CCTTGAGTATTGGTCATTTGAGATGGTTGTTCTTTTATCAGGTTTACTCCCAAATCCGAAATTAGAGACATCTGTATTATCTATAAG CCTTAATACATGCTGGATGGTTTATACAATCTCGGTTGGCCTTGGTGGTGCCGTGAG CACAAGAGTTTCTAATGAATTTGGCGCCAAGCAGCCACAACGTGCACGACTTGCAGTTTGCGTCGCTGCATTGATTGCCACTTCAGAGGGTGTCATTGTTGGAATGATTACAATTTTGGTGAGAGATGTTTGGGGAAAGCTATACAGCAATGAAACAGAAGTGATCGCATATGTTGCAAGAATCATGCCAATTTTGGCTTTGTCAAATTTCATAGATGGTTTTCAATGTGTGCTATCAG GAGCTGCTAGAGGATGTGGATGGCAGAATTTATGCGCGTTCATAAATCTCGGAGCTTATTATGTTGTTGGGATACCTTGTGCTGTGCTCTTCGCGTTCATCTTTCACATTGGAGGCATA GGACTTTGGATGGGGATTATCTGCGGACTTGCTGTTCAAGCTTTGATACTTGTTATTGTAAACCTTAGCACTGATTGGGAAAATGTGAGAAATTCCTGA
- the LOC140979777 gene encoding dolichol-phosphate mannosyltransferase subunit 1: MEEMEKNKYSIIVPTYNERLNIALIVYLIFKHLPNVNFEIIIVDDGSPDGTQEIIKQLQQVYGEDRILLRPRPRKLGLGTAYVHGLKYASGNFVVIMDADLSHHPKYLPSFIKKQMETDASIVTGTRYVKDGGVHGWNLMRKLTSRGANVLAQTFLWPGVSDLTGSFRLYRKSVLEDVISSVVSKGYVFQMEMIVRASRKGYQIEEVPITFVDRVYGSSKLGGSEIVEYLKGLLYLLVTT; the protein is encoded by the exons ATGGAGGAAATGGAGAAGAACAAGTACAGTATAATTGTTCCGACTTACAATGAACGCCTCAACATCGCACTCATCGTTTACCTCATCTTCAAGCATCTTCC GAatgttaattttgaaataatcataGTGGATGATGGGAGTCCGGATGGAACTCAGGAGATTATCAAACAGTTGCAACAAGTGTATGGGGAAGATCGCATT TTATTGAGACCTAGACCTAGGAAGCTTGGCTTGG GGACTGCTTATGTCCATGGGCTGAAGTATGCCTCGGGAAATTTTGTAGTGATAATGGATGCTGATTTGTCTCACCAT CCGAAATACCTTCCAAGCTTCATTAA GAAACAGATGGAGACAGATGCAAGCATCGTCACTGGAACTCGATATGTTAAAGATGGAGGGGTGCATGGATGGAATCTAATGCGTAAATTAACAAGCAGAGGAGCCAACGTCCTTGCACAAACTTTTCTCTGGCCAGGCGTATCAGACTTAACTGGCTCTTTCCG ACTCTACCGGAAATCTGTGCTTGAAGATGTTATAAGCTCCGTTGTGAGTAAGGGGTATGTTTTCCAGATGGAGATGATTGTTAGGGCTTCGAGAAAGGGTTACCAAATTGAAGAG GTTCCTATCACTTTTGTTGATAGAGTCTATGGAAGCTCGAAGCTGGGGGGATCAGAAATTGTAGAGTATTTGAAGGGACTTCTTTACCTTCTGGTGACAACATGA
- the LOC140979775 gene encoding protein DETOXIFICATION 16-like isoform X2 → MMGEEESNPLLVSNEEITSTTHGVQREAINVSEFVVEGKKQLGLAAPLIAANILQYCLQVISVMFVGHLGELPLSSASMATSFASVSGYSVLLGMASALETLCGQAYGAKQYHMLGIYTQRAILILLTLREFIRWMIPGLFAYGVLQCLMRFLQTQNIVVPMMISSGLTLLFHILMCWVLLFKVELGSKGAALANAISYWVNVLLLALYIKFSKSFSKSFTGFSAEAIHDLLGFLRLSIPSAIMICLEYWSFEMVVLLSGLLPNPKLETSVLSISLNTCWMVYTISVGLGGAVSTRVSNEFGAKQPQRARLAVCVAALIATSEGVIVGMITILVRDVWGKLYSNETEVIAYVARIMPILALSNFIDGFQCVLSGAARGCGWQNLCAFINLGAYYVVGIPCAVLFAFIFHIGGIGLWMGIICGLAVQALILVIVNLSTDWENVRNS, encoded by the exons atgatggGTGAAGAAGAATCAAACCCTTTACTTGTTTCAAACGAAGAAATCACAAGTACTACTCATGGAGTCCAGAGAGAGGCCATTAATGTTAGTGAATTTGTTGTTGAAGGAAAGAAGCAACTGGGATTGGCTGCTCCTCTAATAGCAGCGAACATATTGCAGTATTGTTTGCAAGTGATTTCAGTGATGTTTGTGGGACACCTTGGTGAACTGCCACTGTCCAGTGCTTCAATGGCCACTTCTTTTGCCTCTGTCAGTGGATACAGTGTGTTG CTAGGAATGGCAAGTGCTTTGGAAACACTGTGTGGACAAGCCTATGGAGCCAAACAGTATCACATGCTAGGCATTTACACGCAGAGAGCAATCTTGATCCTCTTAACCTTAA GAGAGTTCATTCGTTGGATGATCCCGGGCCTCTTTGCCTATGGTGTCCTCCAATGTCTCATGCGTTTTCTGCAGACGCAAAACATTGTGGTTCCCATGATGATAAGCTCTGGACTAACGTTATTGTTTCATATCTTAATGTGTTGGGTTCTCTTGTTCAAAGTCGAGCTTGGAAGTAAAGGGGCTGCTTTAGCAAACGCCATATCGTATTGGGTAAATGTTCTTTTGTTGGCCTTGTATATCAAGTTCTCTAAATCTTTCTCGAAAAGTTTCACAGGTTTTTCTGCAGAAGCCATCCACGATCTTCTCGGTTTTTTAAGGCTTTCCATTCCTTCGGCTATAATGATATG CCTTGAGTATTGGTCATTTGAGATGGTTGTTCTTTTATCAGGTTTACTCCCAAATCCGAAATTAGAGACATCTGTATTATCTATAAG CCTTAATACATGCTGGATGGTTTATACAATCTCGGTTGGCCTTGGTGGTGCCGTGAG CACAAGAGTTTCTAATGAATTTGGCGCCAAGCAGCCACAACGTGCACGACTTGCAGTTTGCGTCGCTGCATTGATTGCCACTTCAGAGGGTGTCATTGTTGGAATGATTACAATTTTGGTGAGAGATGTTTGGGGAAAGCTATACAGCAATGAAACAGAAGTGATCGCATATGTTGCAAGAATCATGCCAATTTTGGCTTTGTCAAATTTCATAGATGGTTTTCAATGTGTGCTATCAG GAGCTGCTAGAGGATGTGGATGGCAGAATTTATGCGCGTTCATAAATCTCGGAGCTTATTATGTTGTTGGGATACCTTGTGCTGTGCTCTTCGCGTTCATCTTTCACATTGGAGGCATA GGACTTTGGATGGGGATTATCTGCGGACTTGCTGTTCAAGCTTTGATACTTGTTATTGTAAACCTTAGCACTGATTGGGAAAATGTGAGAAATTCCTGA
- the LOC140979484 gene encoding protein DETOXIFICATION 10, giving the protein MAPLVCLSVIIDSIQGTLSGVARGCGWQHIGAYVNLAAFYAFGIPIAASLGFWLNLRGKGLWIGVLCGATLQTILLVVITSFTNWEKQAAMARERLFEEKHSFDDRLA; this is encoded by the exons ATGGCTCCTCTTGTTTGTTTATCAGTTATAATCGACAGTATCCAAGGGACCCTTTCAG GAGTTGCTAGAGGCTGTGGATGGCAGCATATAGGAGCTTACGTCAATCTTGCAGCGTTTTACGCTTTTGGCATTCCGATAGCAGCTTCATTGGGGTTCTGGTTAAATTTGAGAGGAAAAGGTCTATGGATTGGTGTACTTTGTGGTGCTACATTGCAGACGATCTTGCTTGTCGTGATAACGAGTTTTACAAACTGGGAAAAACAg GCAGCTATGGCCAGGGAGAGGTTGTTTGAGGAGAAGCATTCATTTGATGATAGGCTTGCTTGA
- the LOC140979774 gene encoding protein DETOXIFICATION 14-like, with translation MEEGLLLLDGKEERRERSRSDASFGGVIIEEMKKLGYLAGPMVAVTLSQYMLQVVSIMMAGHLGELSLSSTAIAFSLAGVTGFSLMLGMACALETLGGQAFGAQQYEKLGTQTYTAICSLIVVCIPLSILWIYMGNVLIFFGQDPQISHEAGKFITWLIPALFGYATLQPMVRYYQMQSLIFPMLISSCITLCFHIPLCWALVYKSGLKNLGAAVAMDISEWLNVSILGLYMKYSSVCAKTRAQISMKIFDGVKDFFRFAIPSAVMVCLEWWSFELLILLSGILPNPQLETSVLSVCLNTIATLYAIPYGLASGASTRISNELGAGNPQGARVSVIALMILAATEAIIVSASLFASRNVFGYVFSNEKEVVGYVTNMAPLVCLSVIIDSIQGTLSGVARGCGWQHIGAYVNLAAFYAFGIPIAASLGFWLNLRGKGLWIGVLCGATLQTILLVVITSFTNWEKQAAMARERLFEEKHSFDDRLA, from the exons ATGGAGGAGGGTTTGTTGCTGTTAGATGGAAAAGAAGAGAGGAGGGAAAGATCAAGAAGTGATGCAAGTTTTGGTGGGGTGATAATAGAGGAGATGAAGAAGTTGGGTTATTTGGCGGGGCCGATGGTGGCGGTGACTCTGTCACAGTATATGCTGCAAGTTGTGTCGATTATGATGGCTGGCCATTTAGGGGAACTCTCTCTTTCCAGCACAGCTATCGCCTTCTCGCTTGCCGGTGTCACTGGTTTTAGTTTAATG TTAGGCATGGCCTGCGCCCTGGAAACGCTAGGCGGGCAAGCTTTTGGTGCTCAGCAATACGAAAAACTTGGAACTCAAACTTACACCGCTATCTGTTCCCTCATCGTTGTTTGTATTCCCCTTTCTATTTTGTGGATATACATGGGAAATGTACTCATATTCTTTGGTCAAGATCCTCAAATTTCACACGAAGCTGGAAAATTTATTACGTGGCTTATTCCCGCTCTCTTTGGCTATGCAACTCTTCAACCGATGGTTCGGTATTATCAGATGCAAAGTTTGATATTTCCTATGCTAATAAGCTCATGCATTACTCTCTGTTTCCATATACCTCTATGTTGGGCTTTAGTTTATAAGTCTGGATTAAAGAATCTTGGTGCTGCAGTTGCTATGGATATTTCAGAGTGGTTGAACGTGAGTATCCTCGGTTTATACATGAAGTACTCTTCTGTCTGTGCGAAAACTCGTGCACAGATTTCAATGAAGATATTTGATGGCGTGAAAGATTTTTTTCGCTTTGCGATTCCTTCTGCCGTAATGGTTTG TCTTGAATGGTGGTCGTTTGAGCTGCTGATCTTGCTCTCCGGGATTTTACCAAATCCTCAGCTTGAAACCTCAGTGTTGTCTGTATG CCTGAACACCATTGCCACACTTTACGCTATACCATATGGATTGGCTTCAGGTGCAAG CACACGAATTTCAAATGAGCTAGGAGCTGGAAATCCTCAGGGGGCACGTGTATCTGTTATTGCTCTAATGATTCTTGCAGCCACGGAGGCAATAATTGTAAGCGCAAGCCTCTTTGCTAGCAGGAACGTTTTTGGCTACGTTTTCAGTAACGAGAAAGAAGTCGTGGGTTATGTAACAAATATGGCTCCTCTTGTTTGTTTATCAGTTATAATCGACAGTATCCAAGGGACCCTTTCAG GAGTTGCTAGAGGCTGTGGATGGCAGCATATAGGAGCTTACGTCAATCTTGCAGCGTTTTACGCTTTTGGCATTCCGATAGCAGCTTCATTGGGGTTCTGGTTAAATTTGAGAGGAAAAGGTCTATGGATTGGTGTACTTTGTGGTGCTACATTGCAGACGATCTTGCTTGTCGTGATAACGAGTTTTACAAACTGGGAAAAACAg GCAGCTATGGCCAGGGAGAGGTTGTTTGAGGAGAAGCATTCATTTGATGATAGGCTTGCTTGA